GCAACTATATTGTATCCTGCATCAATCAGGTTTTTCGCCATTGGTTTTCCCATAATACCTACACCGATAAATCCAATTTTTTTCATGATTAATTTTCTCCTTTAAATTTTTGCCCAGGCTTCTCTTAGTACCCGCTTGGCATTAGCAACAACTACTTCCGAAGATTCATCAGCCAACGGTTTTACCTCAAAGCTCACTATAGGCGGATTTTTTGGATTTAAGAATCCAATATCTAATAAAACTTTTAAATATTCGCTGAGTTCCTTGACATCATTTTCCCCACCCTTAATACCAAACCTGGGATGCTGGTCACCGTAACCGGGATGGCCTTTATCTTTTAAAATACAATTGCCCATATGGGCATGGACCAGATAATCTTTGATCGGTAGAATAGCTTGTGCGGGGGTTTCACCTAAAAGTGGAAGATGGGACAGGTCAACCATCAATCCAAAGTTATCAAATTCCTTTCTCACTTCCTCTGCCACCCTCCTGGCATCTTTCGCTGGTCCGATTAAACATTTTTTTTCAATTTCTTGGTCAAAAACCTCCAGTGTAATTCCCAAGTCTCCTTTTGATTTAGCATAAGTGCATATTTCCTTGGTGGAAGAAACCAATAATTTTATGGCTTGTTCCCGTTCCTGGCCTCCTGGGTCGGTACCGCTTAAGAAAGCAAGGCTTTTTGCCTCTATCTCGTATGCTTCATCAATTCCGGCTTTCACCTCATTTACCGCCTCATGTCTTTCTGTTTCATTAAAGGAATTAAGATTTAATTTTTTTACCAATAAACGAGGTTGCGCCCCATAAGCAACGGTTAAATGGCTCACTTCCAAAAGTTTTTTTGCTTTCTGCCTTACTTTCACATCCTTGATCCAGGATACTTCTATCGCCGTAAAGAAATCATCTTCCGCTATTTTCTGTAAGGTCTCGAGGATCAGCCCTTCCCCTTTCATTACCTGGGGATAAGCCATAAAGTGGATTAACCCCACTTTCATAAATTTATAAATGGATTCTTGCATAGTGTCCTCCTTTAGTTTTTTAACAAATCTTTTTCCACGTCGAGTAAATGACGGTACACTTTTTTACGAGCATTTTTACTATCCTTGTTTTTGATAGCATTAAAAATTTCAGTATGTTCTTTTAAATATTTCTGTGGATAACCGGGAAGATTCCAG
The window above is part of the Candidatus Atribacteria bacterium genome. Proteins encoded here:
- a CDS encoding sugar phosphate isomerase/epimerase — encoded protein: MQESIYKFMKVGLIHFMAYPQVMKGEGLILETLQKIAEDDFFTAIEVSWIKDVKVRQKAKKLLEVSHLTVAYGAQPRLLVKKLNLNSFNETERHEAVNEVKAGIDEAYEIEAKSLAFLSGTDPGGQEREQAIKLLVSSTKEICTYAKSKGDLGITLEVFDQEIEKKCLIGPAKDARRVAEEVRKEFDNFGLMVDLSHLPLLGETPAQAILPIKDYLVHAHMGNCILKDKGHPGYGDQHPRFGIKGGENDVKELSEYLKVLLDIGFLNPKNPPIVSFEVKPLADESSEVVVANAKRVLREAWAKI